The DNA window taaaatcgtaaatgaattatctgtttacaatgctttcaattctagtgagtttaaaaaacggtaaattccagttctgctccgtgcttggaattcctctccacgttcccgcgagggcactgcaatccgatacaatatctttccataactcgtcaatgctcctgcgggttctgtcatatacccttgcattccgttcttgccaaatgttattcaccactgctccaaagccgcacttgaacacgcttgttgcaaatctattttccttggctttgagtagtgtcgcttctttgatttcattccattcgctcgggaaactgatcagctccaggcttttatagaatctgtcccaaagctccgaagcaatacaacagctcccgaataggtgatctatggtttcttcatttcctatgcatagaagacagctcgcgtccgggatgctcatatacttacagatacgatcacgtgtgctgagtctttcccagaaggtgagccatatgatgaactagtgtcgagggataatcttcgttgaccatacaagaggagctcattctactttctgcactttttcccggattacctcccatattttcttcaataccagcttcccattttcctcagctttccattcatgaatatctggtctgtcgtgtagttgtatgttacttatatgatcaagtatcctctttccttctggaattcttcttaagagcaagttccaattcccgtctttgatgtctctaattttcgcttttgcgcagtcccttctgatacgagtattttgaaactcctccttttcgatgataggctggttttcaaaccaagggtcgtgccagaatagagtgcatttcccgtcccctagtcgaatgtcataaagatctgcaatatcgcttcttagtttaagaatcttttttagagaccagctcataccttcgtggattttgcaggtccagatgctggtttcgtgtttcataaacctagtatgcacccatttgatctatattgactcctgattgcgctccaaaacccacagatgcttgaaggttagagccttgttccactcgatacagttcttcaagtcgatgcctccctcgtccttcggtttgcagagaacggtccatttgactttctttcctcctcttccactattaccccagataaagtttctcatcagtgtgtcgagttccttcattaccttcttcggaatgaccatttgctgcgcccaatagccaactatgcccataactacggttttgataagttcgatcctccctgcataagaaagttttttcgctgcccagccagatatcgtgttttttaccttttcaatcagcggcttgcagtgtgagatctcgatctgcttcgcagttaacggaattcctaagtaccttatgggaaagttgccttccttgatgcccatgatgttgaagatgtcctgctttgtttcgtccttcacgcctccataaaatgccacacttttgctttcattaatagttaaacctgttacctcagaaaagaacgttagtgcagccctaatagttttaatggaatcaacatCTGCGTgggctagaatgaacaaatcgttaGCAAAgaataaatgtgttacctcctctacctcacagaatgggtgaaagatgtatggacgattctttcggaacatcgcgaagatgctctcaaagatcgtcatgatagctacgaaaaggtaagaagagagggggtccccttgccttaccccgtttttaccattgaaatagcctctgtggactccattgacgctaacaacaaagtaggatgatgaaacgcattgcataatccaatcgataaaaatcataggaaaagcataaacaaccagaaagtctcgaatggcttcccatctaacagagtcgaaagctttcttgatatctattttgaaagccactctcggggatattttctttttcccgtagccttttaataggctctacataagaagaatattatgagagattgtcctaccggggatgaatgcagattgattaagatttattatttttcctataacatttttaaaacgtttagaaatgatttttgaaattattttataaatcacattgcagcaggaaattggtctgaaatctagtactttctcaggtaccgtagttttggggatcaaggttaggaccgctgtattccattgctttaacatcttcctgtttttgaaaaactccagaaccccatcagtaacatctttacccacaaccgaccaattatctttgaacaactgtgcattaaacccatcaggacccgagcttttattcccatcaatactaaacagagcttctttaacctcaaccttcgtgaccacccttatcaaatcgcgactatcttctgcagagattttcctatcaataatttgatacaaggtattcaggtgactttgatgctgctttcttgtacccataagatGCTTATAGAAATtaatagccagatcttggacacccttttgaccctgaacatattcaccatcatcatcctTCAGCCtatacacattgtttctcatgtttctagccttgcattttctgtagaagaaagctgtgtttttgtcacccaacgaaagccagctctgtcttgatttctgtctaacaaaattctcttcaagcagactcagcttcctgaagttttcaagcacatatctttctgtttcattgagttgttcatcactatcatcccttaataactttttctgaacctcttccagttcttctctagcagccagaactctattggagatattgctgaacttcttcttgtcaaagctttggagatgattcttcaggagcttaagcttctcagaaaccatgtacatgttggaacctctgacatctgttgaccatacgctttcgagaatacccttgaatttatcattatccatcaagaaattgaaatttttaaagggccttttgaacctttcttccttttcccagaacaatttaatcgggcaatgatcagatatacccggattcaaaacatgaagttgacttctcgaaaattggttaatccagttctcatttaccagacatctgtcaattctactttttctaatttgctcattccctcccgtagaagaccaagtgaagaagttcccagaattggtaggctcgatacaacccatatctctgatgcagtcattaaattcaatcatatcccgagtaatttcagattctgggctacgatcagattcatttctggttacgttgtaatcaccgaggacaacccaagatttatcaataccgttccattttctaagacaattccagaggagtcttctgtccgtgcttgagttgctatcatagacaatagcaagattaaacacgattcttgtgattctatctttgacctccaccaggattgcttgatcattcgaaaagagagtcatcacctcaacaactttgttatcccaaataacccatatTCTGCccattttgtcatttgagttgtgaatgatttcccagctactatcaatacacagtttgctaaccttctcaacactccgacttttgacttttgacttttgtctcaagaatacccataatagtgatcttctgattctcaatgatcctcataatttctttacattttagagggtcattgagtccccttatgttccatgtcactatattcatgaatgaatataagtgttgggttcctgactttccagactgtcctggacctctttatcagagaaatcataagcatcattTGCCTCactgttttagggttttagttaaGGATTTAGGCTttagttagggtttagggttgaaatgcttagttagttctattgttttggtttgaaatgCTTTGATCCGAGACATGTAGTTTAATATGAATGGTTTGTGAATGGGCGTGGATCGTGGGGGTTGTGTGaggggcgtgggcgtgggcaggcgtgggcttgggcgtgggtggggcgtggggcgtgggcggggcatgggcgtgggcgtgggcgtgggaggggcgtgggcttgggcgtgggtggggcgtggagcgtgggcggggcgtgggcttgggcgtaggtggggcgtggagcgtgggcttgAGCGTGAGTGGGGCATGGATTTAATTGCAATTCAATTGCGTACCTCGCAATATGTAAAacgaatttaataaatttattaataagtgGGGTTAGCTTAGTTGGGAGAGCATTAGACTGAAGATCTAAAGGTCAGGTGTTTGATCCACCTTCactgcaaaaaaaaaattctattggaaattttaaacaaaccatgtgacatcatttttttctattagaaattttaaacaaaCTATGTGACATCCCTGGTAAAATAGAGTTGTTATGTTGTAATGGATTCCTTATTTAAAACTGACCTtcagatttaaataaaccatGTGACATCCCTGGTAAAATAGAGTTGTTATGCTGTAATGGATTCCTTATTTAAAACTGGCCTTCAGATCTTCACCAGGAATAAAGTTTTTTACCTTCAGATTTAATTTCAAAACCTCTAATTCGAATCGCAATCAAACAGGATCATCATCGAGACCACAAAATGAGAATAAAGTGAAAGTACCGAAGAAAATGAAGTCTACTCAAGTAAGTAGCTAGTAAATCGATGTGATTGATTATATGGAATTGAAGATTAATGAATTGACTATTTAGGTCACCATTCTATAGAAGATGGCCTCACGGTGAGATTGCGAGGAGAGGAACGGTATCGCTGGATATAAGTAATTGTAATGATCTGAGTCTTGATTTGAAGAGCGACGCGAATTCAGTGGAAGGCGTTCGATCTCAATCTATGGATATGGATTAAGTGTCTTCAGTACTATTTGCACATAGTATAAAATTGCCAATTATGGTTTATGGTATCAATTTAGACGACTTGCGAAACTTTCATGAAACTCGTTTTTCATTTTACTATTTGGCTTTTGGGGTGAAGAACTGGACAAGGAGATATGTTTAAGAATGCATTTAACTGAATTTCCTGGTAAATATCATATTTCACAATGATATCTTAGGACTCTGTCTTGAAGGTGTGCTTCAATGAATTTtctcattcaaaattttatgacTGCAGCAGTGTTTTGTTCCAGCTtggatattttatatttcacaaTGATATACTAGGACTCTGTCTTGATGGTGTGCTCCAATGAATTTTCTCATTCAAAATACTATGACTTTAACAGTGTTCTGTTCCAGCTGGGAAATTTTATACTGTTTGGAAAATTATGAACCAATTAGTGAATGGAGTAAGAGGTGTTAGAAGCTCCTTTGATTCATGTGACTTGCGATGATATGATATACCGAGTGCGAATACTCTAGAGTTCCATGGAACACCCCTGTTTTACTTAATTCTGCAGCTCATATTTGGCTTCTTTGACATGGAGGGGTGAAAAAGGCAATATGTCTAAGAATACATTTTACCATTCATGGATGTTATAACTGAATTCTCTCTATATTCTGCCTGGGAATTGTCCTATTCCACAATTATAAACATTTAGCTCTTTGTCATGATGGTGCTTCAATGGATTTTCTCATTCATAATACTAGGTCTGCAAGAGTGTTAATGACGTTTTGTCTGATATGAACCAATTAGTGAATGGGTAGGTGTTAAAAGATTCTTTGATTTCTTCTGCTTGGAAGTTGTCTTGCACTTGTTTGTTAATGCATAATGTGTCCACAATAAATGCATAAGAGAGTGTATTGTGTTTGGGCATACTTTGGAAGAAGGAACTCTGCTAGCGGCTTATGTTGGTGTTTTATTTGATGCTATTATTTTGTCACATATATACttcaatatatttgtattattgttattaaaaataacttttaatgtTGTTTCTAAAACATTTTGTTCTATTTGAATTGATATATGAGATCTCTTTCATATTTTAGATGATGCGTTTCTTTTCTTCATTGTCTTTTTTTAAGAActtttttttctagtttttatgttaaattttaatttgtacaCTTTTAGAATACTCTAATTTGCATTACAAATTAACCGTTGTAGCTTAACATAATTTTGTTtgcatatatttataataataacagaAAACAAATGACTACACTATGCATGGAAcaattaaaacataaacatttatataatttacttaaacaCAAACTTGTTTTTAAATCTGTTATACCAGGGATGTCACATggtttgtttaaaatttctaatagaaaaaaaaacttttgcggTGAAGGTGGATCAAACACCTGACCTTTAGATATTCAGTCTAACGCTCTCTCAACTGAGCTATCCCcgcttattaataaatttattaaattcgttttacatattgcgtggtacgcaattgaattgtaattaaatCCACACCCCACCAACGCCCACGCTCCACGCTCCACCCACGCCCAAGTCCAcgccacgcccacgcccacgcccaagcccacgcccaagcccacgctcaAGCTCATGCTCCACGACTaagcccacgcccacgcccaagtCCACGCCCAAGCTCATGCTCCACGCCTaagcccacgcccacgcccaagccccacccacccacgcactaccccacgccccaccccaCGATCCACGCCCCATTCACAAACCATTCAGATTAAACTACATTTCTCGGATTAAAGCATTTTAAACCAAAACAATATAACTAACTAAACATTTCAACCCTAAAGCCTAAATTCTAAACTAAAACCATAAAACTTCATACTCAACATGCAAAAAACGGAAAAATCATTGGGGAGTAGAACTAACTAAGCATTACTAACCTCAGTAATGTTGGGTGAACGTCGGGCTCAGCGTCTCTGGGGCTTGGCGATCGTCGGGAGTCGGCCTGTTTATGATTCCATGGAGCAACAGCAGTTGGGGCTGGAGTAAGGTCGCCGGGGAAGATAGGAGGACAACGGTTGTGGCTGGCTGGGGCTGGAGCAATGTCGCCGAGAAGAGATGGGGAGAAAACGGGAAGGAGAAATaggggaaaaggaaaaggaaaaggaaaaggaagaaaaaaaaaagaattttttttataaaaaaaattaaaaataaaatttaatatttttaaggttaaatataagaaaaatctTACTTAGGGTCAAAATCATTGGATCAAATTTCCCTTATTCAAAAATGGGTTTAGGTTATTGAAAAGAAAAGTTGATTTGGGTTTACGTTTGGTGCTGGGTGAGAAGTCCTTAGGTTCTTCACGGTCTCGAATCAATCGCTCAGGCGGTTTCCGTCCTTAGTTTTCACGGCAATCGATTGTCAAGCTTCTCGTTCCCAAAGGTTCGATTCTGTTATCCGCTTCTTCTTCGAGTAAATCTGTTCATAGTCGCATTTGTTCTGATCATTACTTATGAACTGCTAGGTTTTGCTGGAAATTACTTGCGTTGCGGTCGGTTTGTTTATTGACTTCTGAAATTTTAGCAAATGATAGTTATCTTCCCAATTACAGATGCTAATGTAGTCATCGACTGTTCTATATATAGTCTGATTTAACAATGCGACAATTCGTCGTCTAagattttgatttattgttaTTGAGACCGAATTTGCATAATCTTGTAACAATGCTGCGACAAATCCTTTTGCAACGTGCTAGGGACCAAAATAATCTACTTCAGCGATTTACTCTGCAGGTCAGTTATGCTTCCTAAAGACAACTTGTTGGATTTGAATATTGACTATATATGTGAAATCTTCACTGTCAGATTTGATCATTCTTGCAGAGAGGAATTCACAGTAGAAATAAGAAGGCAAAGGAGTACATAGCCAAAGGTTGGAATGCATTGAAGGAAGTTGATAGAGTAAGGGATTATTGGGACTACAATGACGTAAAGTTGATTCCTTTCCTACGGGTAAACTCAACTTTATGGAAACTTTCATTTACCATTTTTACCATCACTTTCATGTACATGTTAATTAGTGTATTGCACTTAAGTAAATTGTCAAACATACTAAACTGATTTTAGACATTATGTATGAGTTGAGGTCTCTTATTTGGCCAAGTGAGTAATTTGGTTGAATTTGAACTCATGCTCTATTTCTTTTTTCAGTTTCCCTCATCTCCAGCTCTTGATTTAACCACGGTGGTCCTATTTGTAAAAACTTTTGTTTTGGATCTGAATCTGGCAGAGAAACTGCCAATGAAATCCTGAATTTGGGTCAAACTAAATTCAGTTACATCCTGTTTccaaatgaaattaataagtaggtatgaattgaatttggATTAGGTAGTTTTCATCATTAAAGTAGATCATTTCCCATCATTTGCATGAAGAAAGTTTGATTCACGTTCAATTTGATTCTTGAATTGTGATATTGCAGACGGCAAAGGAGAATTTTGAGTTGGCCCTGGAGGTTGACAATTCAAATACACAAGCTAGATACTTTTTATCaaagttacattttaaatatcataCACCTGGGGCATGTGTAGCTGTGTAAGTGATAACAAGCTCTAAACCTTGTACCTTTTTTTCCTTTGTTTGCTTTGGCGGCTTACTTCTTCCttgatgttttttatattttaagggATAACAATTGTATTCCCCTTTTTAGCTGATTATTAACTCCTCTCCTAGTAAATTGTTTTTGTTGACATGGTTATATCAAATAACTGGGTAGTTTGCCTACTTTAAACAGAGGGGCTGCTTTATTGGTTGAAGCTGCAGACATGGGTGATCCAGATGCACAATATGAACTAGGTTGTAAGCTTAGAGTTGATGTAAGTTTTatattctttcttatttttaattgttctaAAGATCAGAAATATGTCGTTATGAAAATTCTCTCTTTGTGTTGGAACAACAGAATAAATATGTTCAGTCGGATCAGCAAGCATTTTACTATTTGGAGAAGGCTGTTGATCaggtacattttatttttttgctgCAAAGGTACGGGTTTTTACTTGTACATAATAATGTCTTCTGATGAAAAGAAATGCTTTGTAATGTTACTAAAGCTCATTTTGTGCTTGAATAAATTAGACCAATAATTAATATTGGGTTTTCATTTGGCTAGCTTCATCCAGGTGCTCTTTACCTTCTAGGAGCTGTGTTTTTGACTGGTGATTGTGTGAAGAAAGATGTCGCATCAGCCATATGGTGCTTCCACAGAGCTTCAGAAAAGGTAGAAGAATTTTCTAACTTTTCTTTTCAAACAAGTGAACATTATATTTGGATCATTTGATGTTATACAAGGGTtttctttgattattttatgtttaagtGTAGGATTTCAGCAAAGAAAAAGATGGATAATTAGCCTAGATTGATAATTGATTTAATTGATAACTTATTCTGCAGGGACATGCTGGTGCAGCTATAATATATGGATCCCTTCTTTTACAAGGTAATCTGTCATGGTTTCTTGATCTGGTTACCTTTCATCTGCTGCTATACTATAAAAAACAAGTAATCTCTGTTTTATAGGGGGcatttataatcatttttttgtttctaaatCTGAATCAAATAAGAAACCTCCAATAAAAATCTCATATGAGATATCTGACACTGTCATCCCTTCTTCAAATTGTTCATAATGGTGTCTTGCTTGCTTGCCTCAGGTGTTGAAGTACCAGAAGTTATcacaaaatttgaaagaaagagaaGCCACCAGACAAAACCAGCTCTGGTAATTGATGATATAACTAGAGTCGAATTGGCAAAGGAGAAGTTTGAAATGGCTGCAAGAGCGGGATGTGAGCTTGGGTTCAAGTGGTTAGACAGAATCGATAAGGAGAAGAATAAGTTACAATCGTCTACGGAATAACCTGAGAATTGTTTGGTGAATTCACTTGGTCACAGCTTTGTTATGAATAGTAGTATTTTTCATAGAtgtgttataatttgatttaagcAAGCTCAGAAtagttatcaaatataataaatgttctGACTATAACTTGTAATTGGAATTATTCTGACTATAGCTTGTAATTGGAAATTTGATGGTGAATTGTTGGCAAAAGCCTATTTTAGACCAAAAACACACatggttgatttttttattttatgacagtTCTGTAaacgttaattttttttttttttggagaaTTCTGGTCAAACTGATTGAACCCCCCTgttgtttaaaatattgttaataaaattgaatgaaataagTTTCATAACTGTATATGAATATGAAATTGTTTCAAAATCAATGATT is part of the Impatiens glandulifera chromosome 1, dImpGla2.1, whole genome shotgun sequence genome and encodes:
- the LOC124919362 gene encoding uncharacterized protein LOC124919362; the protein is MLRQILLQRARDQNNLLQRFTLQRGIHSRNKKAKEYIAKGWNALKEVDRVRDYWDYNDVKLIPFLRTAKENFELALEVDNSNTQARYFLSKLHFKYHTPGACVAVGAALLVEAADMGDPDAQYELGCKLRVDNKYVQSDQQAFYYLEKAVDQLHPGALYLLGAVFLTGDCVKKDVASAIWCFHRASEKGHAGAAIIYGSLLLQGVEVPEVITKFERKRSHQTKPALVIDDITRVELAKEKFEMAARAGCELGFKWLDRIDKEKNKLQSSTE